The Rhodospirillales bacterium region CGCCCATGGAAGAGTTTCACCGCATCCGCCGCCTGCCGCCCTATGTCTTCGCCGAGGTCAACGCGATGAAGGCGCGCGCCCGCGCCGAGGGCAAGGACATCATCGATTTCGGCATGGGCAATCCGGATCAGCCGACGCCGTCGCACATCGTGCAGAAGCTGATTGAAACGGTGCGCGATCCGCACACGCACCGTTATTCCAATTCGCGCGGCATTCCGGGCCTGCGCAAGGCGCTGGTCGGCTATTACGCGCGCCGCTTCGGCGTCGACCTCGATCCCGAAAGCGAAGCGATCGTCACGCTCGGCTCCAAGGAAGGCCTCGCCAATCTGGCGTCCGCCATTTCGAGTCCCGGCGACGTGATTCTGGTGCCGAATCCGAGCTACCCGATCCACCCGTTCGGCTTCATCATCGCCGGCGCCTCGGTACGCAACGTGCCGGTGACGCCCGATCGCGAATTTCTCGCCGCCCTCGAGCGCGCGGTCCAGCACAGCGTGCCCAAACCGATCGCCCTGGTGGTCAACTATCCCAACAACCCGACCGGCATTCTCGCCGATCTCGATTTCTACGGGCAGGTCGTCGACTTTTGCCGCCGGCACGGTATTTTCGTTCTCTCCGACATCGCCTACGCCGAAATCTATTACGACGTTACGCCGCCGCCCTCGATCCTCCAGGTGCCGGGCGCGCGCGACATCGCGGTCGAGTTCACGTCCATGAGCAAGAGCTACAACATGCCCGGCTGGCGCATCGGTTTCGCCGCCGGCAACCGGCGCCTGATCGCGGCGTTGGCGCGCATCAAGTCGTACCTCGATTACGGCGCCTTCACGCCGATTCAGGTCGCGGCGGCGGCCGCCCTCAACGGGCCGCAGGAATGCGTCGCCGAAATCCGCGAAACCTACAAAACCCGCCGCAACGTCCTGGTCGAAGGGCTGAACGCCGCCGGCTGGCCGGTCGAGCCGCCGCCCGCGGGCATGTTCGTGTGGGCGCCGCTGCCGCCCCCGTTCCGGCACCTGGGCTCGCTCGAATTTTCCAAGCTCTTGCTGGCCGAGGCCGAGGTCGCGGTCGCGCCCGGGGTCGGCTTCGGCGAGCACGGCGACGGCTTCGTCCGCATCGGTCTGGTCGAAAACGTCCATCGCACCCGTCAGGCGATTCGCAACATCAAGGCCTTCCTCGGGCGCTACGGCAAGGTTATCGACGCCGATGAGCGCCGCCGCGAGCGAATCCTCGCGGCCAATAAATAACGGCGGCGGCGGGTTGTTTTTCGCCCGCCCGCCGGCGGGACCGCCGCCGCGAGCGAATCCTCGCGGCCAATAAATAACGGCGGCGGCGGGTTGTTTTTCGCCCACCCGCCGGCGGGACCGCCGCCGCGCTTCCGCGCAACGCGGCTAATTCCAAATTGTCGGGATACGCTCTAAGGTGCGGCCATGGCCGCATCCCCCCTCCGCATCGGCATCGCCGGCCTCGGCACCGTCGGCGCCGGCACGCTCAAGGTGCTGCGCGCCAACGCCGAGTTGTTGGCGTTGCGCGCCGGACGCGAGTTGAAGCCGGTCGCGGTATCGGCGCGCGCGCGCGGCAAGAACCGCGGCGTTTCGCTCGACGGCTTGCGCTGGTATGACGATCCCCTCGAACTCGCGGTCGATCCCGAGATCGACGTGGTGGCGGAATTGATCGGCGGCGCCGACGGCGTTGCGCGCGGCCTGTGCGAATTGGCGCTGCGTAACGGCAAGCACGTGGTCACCGCCAACAAGGCCCTGCTCGCCCATCACGGCGCCGCGCTGGCGCGCGCGGCGGAAACCGCCGGCCGCGCGCTCGCCTTCGAAGCCGCGGTCGCGGGCGGCATTCCGATCATCAAGGCGTTGCGCGAAGGACTGGCCGCCAACCGCATCAACCAGCTCTACGGCATCCTCAACGGCACCTGCAATTACATCCTGACGCAAATGCGGACCGAGGGCCGCGAATTCGGCGCGGTGCTCGCGGAAGCGCAGAAACTCGGCTACGCCGAAGCCGACCCGAGCTTCGACGTGGACGGCGTCGACGCCGGGCACAAGCTCGCGATCCTGGCGGCGGCGGCCTTCGGCGGCGAAGTCGACTTCGGCGCCGTCAGCCTGGAAGGCATCCGCCACGTCACGCTTACCGACATCCGTTTGGCCGAGGAACTCGGCTACCGCATCAAGCTGCTTGGCATCGCGCGCCGCACCGAACTCGGCATCGAACAGCGCGTGCACCCGTGCATGGTGCCGCTCGCGACCCCGATCGCGAGCGTCGACGGCGTCTACAATGCCGTGGTGGTGGAGGGAGATTCGGTCGGCACCGCGGTGTTCGAGGGCCGCGGCGCGGGCGAGGGACCGACCGCGTCGGCGGTGATCGCCGATTTGATGGACATCGCGCGCGGGCACAGGATTCCGGCGTTCGGGGTACCGGCGGCGCGGCTGGCGAAGCTTCCGCGCGCGCCGCTCGCCAAGCGCAAGGGTCCCTGCTACGTGCGGCTGATGGTGGTGGACCGGCCCGGCATTTTTGCCGCCGTCGCCGCCTCGTTGCGCGACCACGAGATTTCGATGGAATCGGTATTGCAGCGCGGCCGCGCCCCGGGCGCGGTGGTGCCGGTGGTGATGACGCTGCACGAGGCGACCGAGGCCGCGCTGCAACAGGCGCTCGCCGAGATCGCCAGGCACGACGGCATCGTCGAGCCGCCGCGCATGATCCGGATCGAAACCTTCGCCTGACCCGCCGGAATCCGTCGCCATGAGCGCAGACGAAGCCCAGGCCGCCGCGATCGCCGGGCGGGTGCGCGCCCAGTACGAACGCTTTCCCTATCCGCACGACGAGGCGCGCATCTCCGACGACGTGCTGGCGGGCCGCGAATTTCCGCGCGGCTGCCCGAAGCGCGAATTCGCGCTCTACTGGCCGACCCTGCCGGAACGCGACGACCTCGATATCCTGGTCGCCGGGTGCGGCAGCAATCAGGCGGCCATCCTGGGGGCGACATTGCCCAACGCGCGCATCGTCGCGATCGACATCAGCGCCGCCTCGATCGCGCGCTCCGAGGCGCTCGCCCGCGCGCACGGCGTCGCCAACGTCACCCACCTTCATAAATCCCTGCTGGAGGCGGGCGACCTCGGCCGGGATTTCGACTACATCGTCAGTTCCGGCGTGCTCCACCATTTGCCCGATCCCGACGCCGGTTTCCGGGCGCTGCGCGGCGTGCTGCGGCCGATGGGCTCGATGCTGATCATGCTCTATGGCCGCTATGGCCGCGACGGGGTGTATTTGTTCCAGGACTTGTTCCGGCGCTTAGGCGTTACCCCGGAAACGGCAACGGCCGACGACCTTCGCCATGTCGCCGATCTGGTCAAGAACGCGCCCGCCACCCATCCGATCACGCTCAGGCGCGCTTATTTCGGCGATCCGTCGGAGGCCGAGACCGTCGATCTCTTTCTCCATCCGCGCGACGTCGCGTATACGGTGCCGGAAATCCACGACACGCTCGCGCGCACCGGCCTCGCGCTGCAGGCGTGGTATTACCGCGCCCATTACTCGCCCCGCTGCACGCCGCTCGTCGATCATCCGTTCTACGAGCGCATCGAGCGATTGCCGGAACGCGAGCGCTTCGCCATCGGCGAGCTTTATCGCGCCGCCGTGCATCAGCATTTCTTCGTCGCCTGCCGCGGCGACCGTCCGCGCGCGACCTATGTGCCCGACTTCGCGGACGACAAGCTGTTCGCCCTGGTGCCGCAACTGCGCCCGTCCTTCGTCGCGGAGCCGCGCCCCGACGGCCAACCCGGATTGCGCTGCCGTCTGGGCGGTCACCTGTTCAAGATTTTGCAACTCAACTTCGATCCCATTCAAAGCCGCGTCATATCCCTGGTCGACGGCCGGCGTTCGGTCGGCGCCATCGCCGGCGAATTGCAGGGCCTCGGCGACGCGGCGACGGTGCGCGCCTATTTGCGCGGGCTGATCGAGGATTTGTGGGAGTTCGACTTCGTGTTTCTGAGGTTCCCGGGATGACGGCGATTCCGGCGACGGATTTGCGCAATCGGGCGAACGGAGAGGCGGCATACCTCGGCGTCGACGCCTCGCTCACCGGGCGGCGCTGGCAGTTGCGCGCCTCCGACGGGCGCGCGGCGCTGGCGCTCGCCCAGCGCTTCGGTCTGCCCGAAATCGTCGGTCGCGTGCTCGCCGGACGCGGTGTCGGGCTCGACCAGGTGGCGGCGTTCCTCAATCCCACGTTGCGCGCGGCTCTGCCCGATCCTTCGCGCCTCAAGGACATGGATCGCGCCTGCGAACGGCTGGCGGCAGCGGTCATGGGCGGCGAGGCCATCGCCGTCTTCGGCGACTACGACGTGGACG contains the following coding sequences:
- a CDS encoding LL-diaminopimelate aminotransferase, translated to MEEFHRIRRLPPYVFAEVNAMKARARAEGKDIIDFGMGNPDQPTPSHIVQKLIETVRDPHTHRYSNSRGIPGLRKALVGYYARRFGVDLDPESEAIVTLGSKEGLANLASAISSPGDVILVPNPSYPIHPFGFIIAGASVRNVPVTPDREFLAALERAVQHSVPKPIALVVNYPNNPTGILADLDFYGQVVDFCRRHGIFVLSDIAYAEIYYDVTPPPSILQVPGARDIAVEFTSMSKSYNMPGWRIGFAAGNRRLIAALARIKSYLDYGAFTPIQVAAAAALNGPQECVAEIRETYKTRRNVLVEGLNAAGWPVEPPPAGMFVWAPLPPPFRHLGSLEFSKLLLAEAEVAVAPGVGFGEHGDGFVRIGLVENVHRTRQAIRNIKAFLGRYGKVIDADERRRERILAANK
- a CDS encoding homoserine dehydrogenase, translating into MAASPLRIGIAGLGTVGAGTLKVLRANAELLALRAGRELKPVAVSARARGKNRGVSLDGLRWYDDPLELAVDPEIDVVAELIGGADGVARGLCELALRNGKHVVTANKALLAHHGAALARAAETAGRALAFEAAVAGGIPIIKALREGLAANRINQLYGILNGTCNYILTQMRTEGREFGAVLAEAQKLGYAEADPSFDVDGVDAGHKLAILAAAAFGGEVDFGAVSLEGIRHVTLTDIRLAEELGYRIKLLGIARRTELGIEQRVHPCMVPLATPIASVDGVYNAVVVEGDSVGTAVFEGRGAGEGPTASAVIADLMDIARGHRIPAFGVPAARLAKLPRAPLAKRKGPCYVRLMVVDRPGIFAAVAASLRDHEISMESVLQRGRAPGAVVPVVMTLHEATEAALQQALAEIARHDGIVEPPRMIRIETFA
- a CDS encoding class I SAM-dependent methyltransferase → MSADEAQAAAIAGRVRAQYERFPYPHDEARISDDVLAGREFPRGCPKREFALYWPTLPERDDLDILVAGCGSNQAAILGATLPNARIVAIDISAASIARSEALARAHGVANVTHLHKSLLEAGDLGRDFDYIVSSGVLHHLPDPDAGFRALRGVLRPMGSMLIMLYGRYGRDGVYLFQDLFRRLGVTPETATADDLRHVADLVKNAPATHPITLRRAYFGDPSEAETVDLFLHPRDVAYTVPEIHDTLARTGLALQAWYYRAHYSPRCTPLVDHPFYERIERLPERERFAIGELYRAAVHQHFFVACRGDRPRATYVPDFADDKLFALVPQLRPSFVAEPRPDGQPGLRCRLGGHLFKILQLNFDPIQSRVISLVDGRRSVGAIAGELQGLGDAATVRAYLRGLIEDLWEFDFVFLRFPG